The Deltaproteobacteria bacterium genome window below encodes:
- a CDS encoding DUF938 domain-containing protein, which yields MTDAPSDARRFAPATARNRDAILAVLRRVLPARGTVLEIASGSGEHAVHFAAALPQLRWQPTDGDPDALASIAAWRVHAGAQPGGAANLLLPLALDVHATRWPIETVDAVFCANMIHIAPWSATPALMAGVARTLVPGGVLVLYGPFRRGGAHTADSNAQFDQGLRARDPSWGVRDLEAVADTAQAEGLRLREEVAMPANNLSLVFERGV from the coding sequence ATGACCGATGCTCCGTCCGACGCGCGACGCTTCGCGCCCGCCACCGCACGCAATCGCGACGCCATCCTCGCGGTGCTGCGGCGGGTGCTGCCGGCGCGTGGCACCGTGCTCGAGATCGCCAGCGGCAGCGGCGAGCATGCCGTGCACTTCGCCGCCGCGCTGCCGCAGCTCCGGTGGCAGCCGACCGATGGCGACCCCGACGCATTGGCGAGCATCGCGGCCTGGCGCGTGCACGCAGGCGCCCAGCCCGGCGGCGCGGCGAACCTGCTGTTGCCGCTGGCGCTCGACGTCCATGCCACGCGCTGGCCGATCGAGACGGTCGACGCCGTCTTCTGCGCCAACATGATCCACATCGCGCCGTGGTCGGCCACGCCCGCGCTCATGGCTGGGGTCGCGCGGACCTTGGTGCCCGGCGGCGTGCTGGTGTTGTACGGCCCGTTTCGCCGCGGTGGTGCCCACACCGCCGACAGCAACGCGCAGTTCGACCAGGGCCTACGCGCGCGCGACCCCAGCTGGGGGGTCCGCGATCTCGAGGCGGTCGCCGACACCGCGCAGGCCGAGGGGCTACGACTGCGCGAGGAGGTCGCGATGCCGGCCAACAACCTCTCGTTGGTGTTCGAGCGCGGCGTGTGA
- a CDS encoding DUF350 domain-containing protein, with product MTENTFAAALVFSAIGLALFGLAFFVIVKVAPFSIRKEIEEDQNISLGIIIGAVIIGISMIISAAIQG from the coding sequence ATGACCGAGAACACCTTCGCCGCGGCGCTGGTGTTCTCGGCCATCGGCCTCGCCCTCTTCGGCCTTGCGTTCTTCGTGATCGTCAAGGTCGCGCCGTTCTCGATCCGCAAGGAGATCGAGGAGGACCAGAACATCTCGCTCGGCATCATCATCGGCGCGGTGATCATCGGCATCTCGATGATCATCAGCGCGGCGATCCAGGGCTGA
- a CDS encoding polyamine aminopropyltransferase: MSTEPAAQPSPPAPADAPAPDDGVASTPAGPRRDRLLLLSVLAVATAGLVYELVSATMASYLLGDSVTQWSLVIGVYLSAMGLGSYLSRGIERDLHGRFVGIQLGIAWVGGFSAALLFLGFAQLASVRPLLFGLLTLVGTLVGLEIPLLLRILERGAALKDVVARVLAFDYVGSLAASLMFPLVLLPHLGLVRTAMLLGIVNAAVALWFLHAFADEIGAWSRRRALAWLTLAVLVAGFWAAPAVERFGEDELYDAPVVFSQRTPYQRLTLTRWHDDLRLFIDGNLQFSSLDEHRYHEALVHPLLAVAPARERLRVLVLGGGDGLAVRELLHDDRVASVQLVDLDPAMTELFGSHPVLVALNEGAFADPRVSIANADAMEWLSERRRGGAEPFDLAIVDLPDPNDFSLGKLYTRAFYRLLASQLTADGAFVVQATSPYLAPRAYWCIVNTLAASGLTTLPFHAHVPSFGDWGYVLASARPSFVAPTRLHPGVGLRFLDDAMLPSLFVFPADQRPAEVGINQLNEQLLVHYYEADLQSPGRRG, translated from the coding sequence ATGAGCACCGAGCCCGCGGCACAGCCGAGCCCGCCGGCACCGGCGGACGCGCCCGCGCCCGATGACGGCGTGGCGAGCACGCCCGCAGGTCCTCGGCGCGATCGACTGCTGCTGCTGTCGGTGCTCGCGGTCGCGACCGCAGGGCTGGTCTACGAGCTGGTCAGCGCGACCATGGCGTCGTACCTGCTGGGCGACTCGGTCACGCAGTGGAGCTTGGTGATCGGCGTGTACCTGTCGGCGATGGGCCTGGGCTCGTACCTGTCGCGGGGCATCGAGCGCGACCTGCACGGCCGCTTCGTCGGCATCCAGCTCGGCATCGCGTGGGTGGGCGGGTTCTCGGCGGCGCTGCTGTTCCTCGGCTTCGCCCAGCTGGCGAGCGTGCGCCCGCTGCTGTTCGGTCTGCTGACGCTGGTCGGCACCCTGGTCGGGCTCGAGATCCCGCTGCTCCTGCGGATCCTCGAGCGCGGCGCGGCGCTCAAGGACGTGGTCGCGCGCGTGCTCGCGTTCGACTACGTGGGCTCGCTGGCGGCGAGCCTGATGTTCCCGCTGGTGCTGTTGCCCCACCTGGGGCTGGTGCGCACGGCGATGTTGCTCGGCATCGTCAACGCCGCGGTCGCGCTGTGGTTCCTGCACGCGTTCGCCGACGAGATCGGCGCGTGGTCGCGTCGCCGGGCGCTGGCCTGGTTGACGCTGGCGGTGCTGGTCGCGGGCTTCTGGGCCGCACCCGCGGTCGAGCGCTTCGGCGAGGACGAGCTCTACGACGCGCCCGTGGTGTTCTCGCAGCGCACGCCCTACCAGCGCCTGACGCTCACCCGCTGGCACGACGACCTGCGGCTGTTCATCGACGGCAACCTGCAGTTCTCGAGCCTCGACGAACACCGCTACCACGAGGCGCTGGTGCACCCGTTGCTGGCGGTCGCGCCAGCACGCGAGCGCCTGCGCGTGCTGGTGCTGGGCGGCGGCGACGGTCTCGCGGTGCGCGAGCTGCTGCACGACGACCGCGTGGCGAGCGTGCAGCTGGTCGACCTCGACCCCGCGATGACCGAGCTGTTCGGCAGCCACCCCGTGCTGGTCGCACTCAACGAGGGCGCGTTCGCGGACCCGCGCGTCAGCATCGCGAACGCCGACGCGATGGAGTGGCTGAGCGAGCGTCGACGCGGCGGCGCCGAACCGTTCGACCTGGCGATCGTCGACCTGCCCGACCCCAACGACTTCAGCCTCGGCAAGCTCTACACCCGCGCGTTCTATCGCCTGCTCGCGTCGCAGCTGACCGCCGACGGTGCGTTCGTGGTGCAGGCGACCTCGCCGTACCTGGCACCGCGGGCGTATTGGTGCATCGTGAACACGCTCGCGGCCAGCGGGCTCACCACGCTGCCATTCCACGCCCACGTGCCCAGCTTCGGCGACTGGGGCTACGTGCTGGCGTCGGCGCGACCGTCGTTCGTGGCGCCGACGCGGCTGCATCCGGGGGTCGGGCTGCGCTTCCTCGACGACGCGATGCTACCGAGCCTGTTCGTGTTCCCCGCCGATCAGCGCCCGGCCGAGGTCGGCATCAACCAGCTCAACGAGCAGCTGCTGGTGCACTACTACGAGGCTGATCTGCAATCGCCCGGGCGACGGGGATGA
- a CDS encoding VCBS repeat-containing protein, with amino-acid sequence MRWVAWTWVAFLGVGASGCFTGEDALGLACDGPHQCGIGQQCLTGFCGGPTATTEGSASVTTSNASTGSSGGGSSSTGVDDGSGSGSSSTTAADGCAPVTVPQCQGGPVASPMIDSYVFSHAELGNASSAVVWDWSGDGVDDLAVLDFVGWDVTLLRADAGRQWARLANVDRTMTGVDNPYDMAIADLDGDGDPQLVLVSIDAGQMGVVEWSDGAFGAPLTTGIATTGLFSMALADVHGDACPELLAAGNGVVVVVPNIDGSLFGNPTASFMGDLTEPWEVFVWGQGSDARVLVPSTHDDSFDGLGMHPVHVLRVPQDEPITLTPASPSVLATNFRNPWAVAGGDFDGDGVEELAVVERNLTEANEGTDVPGRLRFFRVVATDVEELVPGGIAVGVGPRELLATDLDCDGRSDLVVGTTGAPMQGGAPQVLFGAATLDAMTPIDVAVPDVSVGNRMAVGDFDDDGRPEVVIPDYGRSDALPSNRIVVVEAVAG; translated from the coding sequence ATGCGGTGGGTCGCGTGGACGTGGGTGGCGTTTCTCGGCGTGGGCGCGAGCGGCTGCTTCACCGGCGAGGACGCGCTCGGGCTGGCGTGCGACGGCCCGCACCAGTGCGGCATCGGGCAGCAGTGCCTCACGGGTTTCTGCGGCGGGCCGACGGCGACGACCGAAGGCAGCGCCAGCGTCACCACCAGCAACGCGAGCACCGGCTCGAGCGGGGGTGGGTCGTCGAGCACGGGGGTCGACGACGGCTCCGGCAGTGGGTCATCGAGCACGACTGCGGCCGACGGCTGCGCGCCCGTCACCGTGCCGCAGTGTCAAGGCGGTCCGGTCGCGTCACCGATGATCGATAGCTACGTGTTCTCCCACGCCGAGCTCGGCAACGCCTCGAGCGCGGTGGTGTGGGACTGGAGCGGAGACGGCGTCGACGACCTGGCGGTGCTGGACTTCGTCGGCTGGGACGTGACGCTGCTGCGCGCCGACGCCGGTCGACAGTGGGCACGCCTGGCCAACGTCGATCGCACGATGACTGGGGTCGACAACCCCTACGACATGGCGATCGCCGATCTCGACGGCGATGGCGACCCGCAGCTGGTGCTGGTCTCGATCGATGCCGGGCAGATGGGCGTGGTGGAGTGGTCCGATGGTGCCTTCGGCGCGCCGCTCACCACCGGCATCGCGACCACCGGCCTGTTCAGCATGGCGCTCGCCGACGTCCACGGCGACGCCTGTCCCGAGTTGCTCGCGGCCGGCAACGGCGTGGTCGTGGTGGTGCCCAACATCGACGGCAGCCTGTTCGGCAATCCCACGGCGAGCTTCATGGGCGACCTGACGGAGCCGTGGGAGGTGTTCGTGTGGGGGCAGGGCAGCGACGCACGCGTGCTGGTGCCGTCGACCCACGACGACTCGTTCGATGGCCTGGGCATGCACCCGGTCCACGTGTTGCGGGTGCCGCAGGACGAGCCCATCACGCTGACGCCAGCCTCGCCGTCGGTACTCGCGACCAACTTCCGCAACCCCTGGGCGGTCGCCGGCGGCGACTTCGACGGCGATGGCGTGGAGGAGTTGGCGGTCGTCGAGCGCAATCTGACCGAGGCCAACGAGGGGACCGACGTCCCCGGGCGACTGCGGTTCTTCCGGGTCGTGGCCACCGACGTCGAGGAGCTGGTGCCCGGCGGGATTGCGGTCGGGGTCGGCCCGCGTGAGCTGCTCGCGACCGATCTCGATTGCGACGGTCGCAGCGACCTGGTGGTCGGCACCACCGGTGCGCCCATGCAAGGCGGCGCGCCGCAGGTGTTGTTCGGCGCCGCCACCCTCGACGCGATGACACCGATCGATGTCGCGGTGCCCGACGTCTCGGTCGGGAACCGCATGGCCGTCGGCGACTTCGACGACGACGGTCGCCCCGAGGTGGTGATCCCCGACTATGGCCGCTCCGATGCACTGCCGAGCAATCGCATCGTCGTGGTCGAAGCGGTCGCCGGCTGA
- a CDS encoding FAD-dependent oxidoreductase, whose translation MTLRRRTLLSSALAGAGALAGCPRSRADAPRFAFVGPDPTRGHRVRAHAERLGAAQLQRRARVVIVGAGVAGLSAAWRLRQLGIDDVVVLELEDDLGGTARGGSLPRSRYPMGAHYLPVPRAGFDALEGLLADLDLVVGRDAAGRPEYDPTAIVRAPVERHRLRGLWHPGLYPEAEQNDDERAELERFGALLRALDRPGRDGRRRFDLPLARCSDDERGLDAITMATWLDRQGLDGWRVRWLCDYGSRDDFGCTLDQVSAFAGLHHFLARGLEQEHDRLLLSWPQGNAGLLERLAARIDLGERLRLQTAVLRIEPDQGRVTAVELADDRVVAWEADAILWAAPRFVLPHVLPAGRDPMPAGARTYAPWLVASLELTVRPKGVGAPLSWDNVAIDAPHLGYVVANHLESLGDRKRAGAVITFYEPRCADDPAGLARERQWLLDASADELGAHVLAAIDGMHPGLHPYVTAIDLVRWGHGMVRPIPGALFGPAAAAAAAVIGRVYPCAADCAGLPLFEQAFANGVGAAEHAAADLGVHVAGILG comes from the coding sequence ATGACGCTGCGTCGACGCACGCTGCTGTCGAGTGCACTCGCCGGCGCGGGCGCGCTCGCTGGCTGCCCGCGCTCGCGCGCGGATGCGCCACGGTTCGCCTTCGTCGGGCCCGACCCCACGCGCGGGCACCGGGTGCGCGCCCACGCCGAGCGGCTCGGCGCGGCCCAGCTGCAGCGACGTGCGAGGGTCGTGATCGTCGGCGCTGGCGTGGCGGGCCTGTCGGCGGCGTGGCGGCTGCGGCAGCTCGGCATCGACGACGTGGTCGTGCTCGAGCTCGAGGACGACCTCGGTGGCACCGCGCGGGGTGGCAGCTTGCCCCGCTCGCGCTATCCCATGGGTGCCCACTACCTACCGGTGCCGCGCGCCGGCTTCGACGCGCTCGAGGGCCTGCTCGCCGATCTCGATCTGGTGGTCGGTCGCGACGCCGCCGGCCGGCCCGAGTACGATCCCACCGCGATCGTGCGTGCGCCGGTCGAGCGTCACCGCCTGCGCGGGCTGTGGCACCCCGGGCTCTACCCCGAGGCCGAGCAGAACGACGACGAGCGCGCGGAGCTCGAGCGCTTCGGCGCGCTGCTGCGCGCGCTCGATCGACCCGGCCGCGACGGGCGACGGCGCTTCGATCTGCCGCTGGCGCGCTGCAGCGACGACGAGCGTGGGCTCGATGCCATCACGATGGCGACGTGGCTCGACCGCCAGGGGCTGGATGGCTGGCGGGTGCGCTGGCTGTGCGACTACGGCAGCCGCGACGATTTCGGCTGCACCCTCGATCAGGTGTCGGCGTTCGCGGGCCTGCATCACTTCCTCGCCCGCGGGCTCGAGCAGGAGCACGACCGACTGCTGTTGAGCTGGCCGCAGGGCAACGCCGGCCTGCTCGAGCGCCTCGCAGCGCGCATCGACCTGGGCGAGCGCCTGCGGCTCCAGACCGCGGTGCTGCGCATCGAGCCCGACCAGGGCCGCGTGACCGCGGTCGAGCTCGCCGACGATCGCGTGGTCGCGTGGGAGGCCGACGCGATTCTCTGGGCGGCGCCGCGGTTCGTGTTGCCGCACGTGCTGCCCGCGGGCCGCGACCCGATGCCGGCGGGCGCCCGCACCTACGCGCCGTGGCTGGTCGCGAGCCTCGAGCTGACGGTGCGCCCCAAGGGCGTCGGCGCGCCCCTGTCGTGGGACAACGTCGCCATCGATGCGCCCCACCTCGGTTACGTCGTCGCCAATCACCTCGAGTCGCTCGGCGATCGCAAGCGTGCGGGGGCGGTCATCACCTTCTACGAGCCGCGCTGCGCCGACGACCCCGCCGGGCTCGCGCGCGAGCGCCAGTGGTTGCTCGACGCCAGCGCCGACGAGCTCGGCGCGCACGTGCTGGCCGCCATCGACGGCATGCATCCCGGACTCCACCCGTACGTGACCGCGATCGACCTCGTGCGCTGGGGCCATGGCATGGTGCGGCCGATCCCCGGCGCACTGTTCGGACCAGCCGCCGCCGCCGCCGCGGCGGTGATCGGCCGCGTGTACCCGTGCGCGGCCGACTGCGCCGGACTGCCGCTGTTCGAGCAGGCCTTCGCCAACGGTGTCGGCGCAGCCGAGCACGCCGCCGCCGACCTCGGTGTGCACGTCGCAGGCATCCTCGGCTAG
- a CDS encoding DUF4178 domain-containing protein, which yields MTAGGPTPIFREEAKAETVKCPSCGGPIQRTGFGAITTIACSYCGAELTPESSGALSVLRHVRRQQRASVLPLHLRGRFDGETFEVIGIVWREVTADGKVYPWQEFLLFNPYVGYRYLLHFIYDGHWALGRPLDGAPAVTPGARPTAEFRRQRYRHFQRSNVRTTYVEGEFPWQIAVGDQVIADDFVAPPLGLSIERSNDQDGVDLQFTQMEHLDGAAIYRAFGLAGTPARARQIGMLQPNRWRQGAGALWLSCAVLFLVWLAAAIGYSATRERTKLFSGTAAIGEPITGEFALGEPGRAYTLEVSMSAAPLSNAWAYADVLLVPQASEDAVAVGVEVDDWHGVDGGESWHEGSASNSVAIGAVPGDTWIVQVTPQSGNAAGPASPDPNLRYTVEIHGDVVLARYLLLPLAVILGIPLLFAVAMFVFEGARWRNSDYAPQS from the coding sequence ATGACGGCGGGCGGGCCCACGCCGATCTTCCGCGAGGAGGCCAAGGCCGAGACGGTCAAGTGCCCCAGCTGCGGCGGGCCGATCCAGCGCACCGGCTTCGGTGCGATCACCACGATCGCGTGCTCGTACTGCGGCGCCGAGCTGACGCCCGAGTCGTCCGGCGCGCTGTCGGTGCTGCGACACGTGCGTCGCCAGCAGCGGGCCTCGGTGCTGCCGCTACACCTGCGCGGTCGCTTCGATGGCGAGACCTTCGAGGTGATCGGCATCGTGTGGCGCGAGGTCACCGCCGACGGCAAGGTCTACCCGTGGCAGGAGTTCCTGCTCTTCAACCCCTACGTCGGCTACCGCTACCTGCTGCACTTCATCTACGACGGGCACTGGGCGCTGGGGCGCCCGCTCGACGGCGCACCGGCGGTCACGCCGGGCGCGCGGCCGACCGCGGAGTTCCGCCGCCAACGCTACCGCCACTTCCAGCGCTCCAACGTGCGCACGACCTACGTCGAGGGCGAGTTCCCGTGGCAGATCGCGGTCGGCGATCAGGTCATCGCCGACGACTTCGTGGCGCCGCCGCTGGGCCTGTCGATCGAGCGCAGCAACGACCAGGACGGCGTCGACCTGCAGTTCACGCAGATGGAGCACCTCGACGGCGCAGCGATCTACCGCGCGTTCGGGCTCGCGGGCACACCGGCGCGCGCGCGGCAGATCGGCATGCTGCAGCCCAACCGTTGGCGGCAGGGCGCCGGCGCGCTGTGGCTGTCGTGCGCGGTGCTGTTCCTGGTCTGGCTCGCGGCCGCGATCGGCTACAGCGCCACGCGCGAGCGCACCAAGCTGTTCTCGGGCACCGCCGCGATCGGCGAGCCGATCACCGGCGAGTTCGCGCTCGGCGAGCCCGGACGCGCGTACACCCTCGAGGTCTCGATGAGCGCGGCACCGCTGAGCAACGCATGGGCGTACGCCGACGTGCTGCTGGTGCCGCAGGCCTCCGAGGACGCGGTCGCGGTTGGTGTCGAAGTCGACGACTGGCACGGGGTCGACGGCGGTGAGTCGTGGCACGAGGGCAGCGCGTCCAACTCGGTCGCCATCGGTGCGGTGCCGGGCGACACGTGGATCGTCCAGGTCACGCCGCAGTCGGGCAACGCCGCCGGGCCAGCGTCGCCCGACCCGAACCTGCGCTACACCGTCGAGATCCACGGCGACGTCGTGCTCGCGCGCTACCTGTTGCTGCCGCTCGCGGTGATCCTCGGCATCCCGCTGCTGTTCGCGGTGGCGATGTTCGTCTTCGAAGGCGCGCGTTGGCGCAACAGCGACTACGCGCCCCAGTCCTGA
- the mmuM gene encoding homocysteine S-methyltransferase encodes MTAPWTLEPFAVLDGGLASELAVRGHDLADPLWSAKVLLEDPAAVAAVHHDYLEAGADVITTASYQASLPGLAARGLSQARALELLRDAVGIARRCCVAVGGTRPRVVVASAGSYGAARADGSEYTGHFDDVDDAALVAFHRERLPGFVDADAIAFETIASARECAAIARALADHRGPPAWLSLVCRDGAHSGSGDTLRACARATADCHAIAALGINCTAPAVATAALAQLAAVDPRPLVVYPNAGQPYDAAHRCFVGAPATPSAFARDAEVWLRTGARVVGGCCETTPAHVRALAALRDAATPHRL; translated from the coding sequence GTGACCGCGCCGTGGACCCTGGAGCCGTTCGCGGTGCTCGATGGCGGGCTCGCCAGCGAGCTCGCCGTACGCGGCCACGACCTCGCCGATCCGCTGTGGAGCGCCAAGGTCCTGCTCGAGGATCCCGCGGCCGTGGCCGCGGTCCATCACGACTACCTCGAGGCCGGCGCCGACGTGATCACCACCGCCAGCTATCAAGCCTCACTACCGGGACTCGCGGCGCGCGGACTCTCGCAGGCCCGCGCGCTCGAGCTGCTGCGCGACGCCGTCGGTATTGCACGTCGGTGCTGTGTGGCGGTCGGCGGTACGCGGCCGCGCGTCGTGGTGGCCTCGGCCGGCAGCTACGGGGCAGCCCGGGCCGACGGCTCGGAGTACACCGGGCACTTCGACGACGTCGACGATGCTGCGCTGGTGGCGTTCCACCGCGAACGCCTGCCGGGCTTCGTCGACGCCGACGCGATCGCGTTCGAGACCATCGCCAGCGCCCGCGAGTGCGCCGCGATCGCGCGCGCACTCGCGGATCACCGCGGACCGCCGGCGTGGCTGTCGCTGGTGTGTCGCGACGGGGCGCACAGCGGCAGCGGCGACACGCTGCGGGCCTGCGCGCGCGCGACCGCGGACTGCCACGCCATCGCCGCGCTGGGCATCAACTGCACCGCACCCGCGGTGGCGACCGCCGCCCTCGCGCAGCTCGCCGCCGTCGATCCGCGACCGCTGGTGGTCTATCCCAATGCCGGACAGCCCTACGACGCCGCCCACCGCTGCTTCGTGGGCGCGCCCGCGACCCCGTCCGCGTTCGCACGTGATGCCGAGGTCTGGCTGCGCACCGGCGCACGGGTGGTCGGCGGCTGCTGCGAGACCACGCCCGCGCACGTGCGGGCACTGGCGGCGCTACGCGACGCGGCGACGCCACACCGGCTGTGA
- a CDS encoding PrsW family intramembrane metalloprotease — protein sequence MPLLNYQLALVGALPALAAMWLFDRFDAKRPEPRGTLRRVALAGALSAIPVIALGQLLMYLSPVELVLQGGAPGSYAAAFYMAFVIAALPEEGAKMASMLLFAWRRPEFDERMDGIVYGARAGLGFALVENVAYLLLQTGSSGTYLSLFIGRAVLAVPAHAIWGGLMGYFAAVRRFDGRGPGLVGGYLLAVLLHGLYDAWLFSAPVAIAAGNDWLGLGIAGVPVVAYSVPAVIVAGGGLLLRALMQRALRDDDHAEAMAAAAAHRHVGHARRWY from the coding sequence TTGCCGCTGCTCAACTACCAGCTCGCGCTCGTCGGAGCCCTGCCCGCGTTGGCAGCGATGTGGCTGTTCGACCGCTTCGATGCCAAGCGGCCCGAGCCGCGGGGGACCTTGCGTCGGGTCGCGCTCGCCGGCGCACTCTCGGCGATCCCCGTGATCGCGCTGGGCCAGCTGTTGATGTACCTGTCGCCGGTCGAGCTGGTGCTGCAGGGCGGCGCGCCGGGCAGCTACGCCGCGGCCTTCTACATGGCGTTCGTGATCGCGGCGCTGCCCGAGGAGGGCGCGAAGATGGCGAGCATGTTGTTGTTCGCGTGGCGGCGGCCGGAGTTCGACGAGCGCATGGACGGCATCGTCTACGGCGCGCGCGCGGGCCTCGGCTTCGCGCTGGTCGAGAACGTCGCCTATCTCCTGCTGCAGACCGGATCGAGCGGTACCTACCTCTCGCTGTTCATCGGGCGCGCGGTGCTGGCGGTGCCGGCCCACGCGATCTGGGGCGGCCTCATGGGCTACTTCGCCGCGGTGCGCCGCTTCGACGGACGCGGGCCTGGCCTGGTCGGCGGCTACCTGCTGGCGGTGCTGCTGCACGGCCTCTACGACGCGTGGCTGTTCTCGGCCCCGGTGGCGATCGCGGCCGGCAACGACTGGCTCGGGCTCGGTATCGCGGGGGTTCCGGTGGTCGCGTACAGCGTGCCGGCGGTGATCGTCGCCGGCGGTGGACTGCTGCTGCGCGCGCTCATGCAGCGAGCGCTCCGCGACGACGATCACGCCGAGGCGATGGCGGCCGCTGCCGCCCACCGCCATGTCGGTCACGCGCGACGCTGGTACTGA
- a CDS encoding DUF4178 domain-containing protein, whose amino-acid sequence MSSSPVFCPECGAPAPFRGTAVTLVCEYCGSTIVRTGVDLRLVGRVSAIVDNGSPILLGSRGRFAGGGFEVLGRLQVGYARGAWNEWYLGFANGETGWLSDALGQLAITRPSAGGGSLALRFEQLQVGAVIGFSRTSFTICDRHAARYLGSEGQLPFVAEPGLTFYSADLRGAGGEFLTLDWGSDPRHDRPALYLGVSTTLAATGLHPLRAFQGWPRPSAPAAGAAPATGASR is encoded by the coding sequence ATGTCGTCGTCGCCGGTGTTCTGCCCCGAGTGCGGTGCGCCTGCACCGTTTCGAGGCACCGCCGTCACGTTGGTGTGCGAGTACTGCGGCTCGACCATCGTCCGCACCGGCGTCGATCTGCGGCTGGTCGGGCGCGTGTCGGCGATCGTCGACAACGGCTCACCGATCCTCCTCGGCAGCCGCGGGCGCTTTGCCGGCGGCGGCTTCGAGGTGCTCGGGCGGCTACAGGTCGGCTACGCGCGCGGAGCCTGGAACGAGTGGTACCTCGGCTTCGCCAACGGCGAGACCGGATGGCTGTCGGACGCGCTGGGCCAGCTCGCGATCACGCGCCCCAGCGCCGGCGGTGGCTCACTCGCGCTGCGCTTCGAACAGCTGCAGGTCGGCGCCGTGATCGGCTTCTCGCGCACGAGCTTCACCATCTGCGACCGCCACGCCGCACGCTACCTCGGCAGCGAAGGTCAGCTGCCGTTCGTGGCCGAGCCGGGCCTCACCTTCTACTCCGCCGATCTGCGCGGGGCCGGTGGCGAGTTCCTCACGCTCGACTGGGGCAGCGACCCCCGCCACGATCGACCCGCGCTCTACCTCGGCGTCTCGACCACGCTGGCGGCGACCGGCCTGCACCCGCTGCGGGCATTCCAGGGCTGGCCGCGGCCGTCCGCACCGGCGGCCGGGGCCGCGCCAGCCACGGGGGCGTCGCGATGA